Proteins encoded by one window of Hyphomicrobium nitrativorans NL23:
- a CDS encoding DsbA family protein, which translates to MSPAASTRALALVCASLLALDPAGLRSASAEPLPADRAGLDAYIRDYLMNNPEVVRDALLKLEQDEQIANTKRALIEHKDALYASGSPEIGNPDAKVTIVEFSDYNCPYCRATYPDLKSFLKDNPDTKVVLKNVASFGKDSEAVAHIVIAAAKQGNFEALHDALMTQKGQVTEERALDVAKGLGFDIDRIKKDAAATETAETLAATQNLANQLSVNVTPLYIVGHQGVAGAPDDLLAQLSAHAESVRKNGCEVC; encoded by the coding sequence ATGTCACCAGCCGCTTCAACTCGCGCATTGGCCCTCGTCTGCGCGAGCCTCTTAGCGCTCGATCCCGCGGGACTGCGCTCCGCCTCGGCCGAGCCGCTCCCGGCCGATCGGGCTGGCCTCGACGCCTATATCCGCGACTACCTCATGAACAATCCCGAAGTCGTGCGCGATGCGCTCCTCAAGCTGGAGCAGGACGAGCAGATCGCCAACACCAAGCGCGCGCTCATCGAGCACAAGGATGCGCTATACGCCTCGGGCTCCCCCGAGATCGGCAATCCCGACGCCAAGGTCACGATCGTGGAGTTCTCCGACTACAACTGCCCCTACTGCCGCGCCACGTATCCCGACCTCAAGTCCTTCCTCAAGGACAATCCGGACACCAAGGTGGTGCTGAAGAACGTCGCGAGCTTCGGCAAGGATTCGGAGGCCGTTGCGCACATCGTGATTGCCGCCGCAAAGCAGGGCAACTTCGAAGCGCTCCACGACGCGCTCATGACGCAGAAGGGGCAAGTCACGGAAGAACGCGCGCTCGACGTTGCGAAAGGGCTCGGCTTCGACATCGACCGCATCAAGAAAGACGCGGCAGCGACAGAAACCGCCGAGACCTTGGCTGCCACGCAAAATCTCGCCAATCAGCTGAGTGTCAACGTCACCCCGCTTTACATCGTCGGGCATCAGGGCGTCGCAGGAGCACCCGACGATCTTCTCGCGCAATTGAGTGCGCACGCCGAAAGCGTCCGCAAAAACGGTTGCGAAGTCTGCTGA
- a CDS encoding beta strand repeat-containing protein, with protein MNNLQDAVNSSATGDSNTLIRARQSSATGTLNSLNDAQNSSASGTSNQLSGTVNSSAAGDRNTISGSNNASASGEQNQILNGSHNASASGFNNQLNNAANSNAAGDRNAITNSNNASASGQQNQILNGSHNASASGVSNEISASQNATASGNDNTITGSHNASASGFNNQLNNAANSNAAGDRNAITNSINASASGQQNQILNGSHNASASGASNEISASENATASGNDNTITGSDNASASGQQNQITNGSHNASASGVSNEISASQNATASGNDNTITGSHNASASGVSNEIDNAQNASATGNDNTISDSINASASGQQNQILNGSHNASASGQQNQITNGSHNASASGFDNEIDNAQNSTAVGDGNTLDTATGSSVYGSGNSITFGTDSAAIGTDNALFGVAGSTATGSSNFLIGTDNVSATGASNILVGTANSSATGFFNIMALSENSSATGTGNIVAFSQNAFATGTLNVLLGASNSSTTGVLNILAGANNSSATGTFNLLTNATDSAAVGTGNNLTNATASSATGTANDLTDATSSGAVGNDNQLVAALQSFSVGASNILNDAENSSATGTANDLMTATNSNAVGQGNIGTNATNSSATGTNNNLTNATNSSATGQGNIAADATNSSATGTNNDLTQAENSSATGDGNLLSDATNSGAVGFRNNLTDATNSFAVGNPNNLAGATNSTAIGSTNSMVGAQQSLTVGTANNADGALNSLAVGSTSRVTGSTSAIAFGTNANASNANNSFAFGNNANASGTTNSLAAGANATVTANDGNAIGTNSQVAHARSTALGFGAQSEFADEVTLGAKNGSQTYTTPGITSDLSKQRQTGRLELVTTDANGHLASDGGDVFRSIAKLQAGVAVALAAEAPSLTSAENFGMRIGWGNFEGDANAVAVSAIGVVCRNCFSSGDRIAIDGSVGAGWSDYKSYSAGNSIGGRAGVQWTW; from the coding sequence TTGAACAATCTCCAAGATGCCGTCAATTCCTCAGCCACAGGCGATAGCAACACGCTGATCCGTGCGCGCCAATCTTCCGCCACAGGCACCCTCAACAGCCTGAACGATGCGCAGAATTCCTCGGCATCGGGCACGAGCAATCAGCTTAGCGGAACTGTCAACTCGTCAGCCGCGGGCGACAGGAACACGATTTCTGGTTCCAACAACGCATCCGCATCGGGTGAGCAGAACCAGATCCTCAACGGATCGCACAACGCATCCGCATCCGGCTTCAACAACCAGCTCAACAACGCAGCGAACTCCAACGCCGCGGGCGATCGCAACGCCATAACGAACTCGAACAACGCCTCAGCCTCAGGCCAGCAGAACCAGATCCTCAACGGGTCGCACAACGCATCCGCATCCGGCGTAAGCAACGAGATCAGCGCTTCTCAAAACGCAACTGCCTCGGGCAACGACAATACGATCACAGGATCGCATAACGCATCCGCGTCCGGCTTCAACAACCAGCTCAACAACGCAGCGAACTCCAACGCCGCGGGCGATCGCAACGCCATAACGAACTCGATCAACGCCTCCGCCTCAGGCCAGCAGAACCAGATCCTCAACGGATCGCACAACGCCTCCGCATCCGGCGCAAGCAACGAGATCAGCGCTTCTGAAAACGCAACTGCCTCGGGCAACGACAATACGATCACAGGATCGGACAACGCATCCGCATCGGGTCAGCAGAACCAGATCACCAACGGGTCGCACAACGCATCCGCGTCCGGCGTAAGCAACGAGATCAGCGCTTCTCAAAACGCAACTGCCTCGGGCAACGACAATACGATCACAGGATCGCACAACGCATCCGCATCCGGCGTATCCAACGAGATCGACAACGCTCAGAACGCGTCCGCGACAGGCAACGACAACACCATCTCCGACTCCATCAACGCCTCCGCCTCGGGCCAGCAGAACCAGATCCTCAACGGATCACATAACGCATCCGCGTCGGGTCAGCAGAACCAGATCACCAACGGATCGCACAACGCATCCGCGTCCGGCTTCGACAACGAGATCGACAACGCTCAGAACTCGACCGCGGTCGGAGACGGAAACACGCTCGACACGGCGACAGGATCGAGCGTCTACGGCTCCGGAAACAGCATCACCTTCGGTACGGACTCCGCAGCAATTGGAACCGACAACGCCCTCTTTGGCGTCGCCGGATCCACAGCCACCGGCTCAAGCAATTTTCTGATCGGCACGGACAACGTCTCCGCGACGGGCGCATCGAACATTCTCGTAGGCACCGCGAACTCATCCGCGACGGGCTTCTTCAACATAATGGCGTTGAGCGAAAATTCATCGGCAACCGGCACTGGCAACATTGTCGCCTTCAGCCAAAATGCGTTCGCGACAGGAACGCTCAACGTTCTTCTGGGCGCGAGCAATTCTTCGACAACCGGCGTCCTCAACATACTTGCGGGCGCAAATAATTCTTCCGCCACAGGCACGTTCAATCTTCTGACGAACGCCACCGATTCAGCGGCAGTCGGCACCGGAAACAATCTGACGAATGCAACCGCATCGTCTGCTACAGGCACGGCAAATGACCTGACCGACGCGACGAGTTCCGGAGCGGTCGGGAATGACAACCAGCTTGTCGCAGCCCTGCAATCGTTTTCGGTGGGCGCATCGAACATTCTCAACGACGCGGAAAATTCGTCTGCAACCGGCACCGCCAACGACTTGATGACCGCCACCAACTCAAATGCGGTTGGCCAGGGCAACATCGGCACCAACGCAACGAATTCATCGGCAACAGGCACCAACAACAACCTGACAAACGCTACGAATTCGAGCGCCACTGGCCAGGGGAACATTGCCGCGGATGCAACGAACTCCTCTGCAACGGGCACCAACAACGACCTCACGCAGGCGGAGAATTCTTCGGCCACCGGCGACGGAAATCTGCTGTCGGATGCCACAAATTCTGGCGCAGTCGGCTTCCGGAACAATCTCACGGACGCCACGAATTCCTTCGCCGTAGGAAACCCAAACAACCTCGCTGGCGCCACGAACTCCACGGCCATTGGAAGCACAAATTCCATGGTTGGCGCACAGCAGTCGCTCACCGTAGGCACGGCAAACAACGCAGACGGAGCGCTCAATTCTCTCGCCGTCGGCAGCACCTCAAGAGTTACGGGCTCGACCAGCGCCATCGCCTTCGGCACGAATGCGAACGCCAGCAACGCCAACAACTCGTTCGCATTCGGAAACAATGCGAACGCATCCGGCACGACGAACTCTCTTGCGGCGGGCGCAAACGCCACCGTAACGGCAAACGACGGCAATGCGATCGGCACGAATTCGCAGGTCGCACATGCCAGATCGACGGCACTCGGCTTCGGAGCGCAGAGCGAATTTGCCGACGAAGTCACTCTCGGAGCGAAAAACGGCTCGCAAACCTACACCACCCCCGGCATCACGTCCGACTTGAGCAAGCAGCGCCAGACCGGCCGGCTTGAACTCGTGACGACCGACGCCAACGGCCATCTCGCGTCAGACGGCGGAGACGTGTTCCGGAGCATCGCAAAGCTGCAGGCGGGCGTGGCCGTCGCGCTGGCTGCGGAAGCTCCGTCCCTCACATCGGCCGAAAACTTCGGCATGCGGATCGGCTGGGGTAACTTCGAGGGCGACGCCAACGCGGTTGCCGTGAGCGCGATCGGCGTGGTGTGCCGGAACTGCTTCTCAAGCGGAGACCGCATCGCGATCGACGGCTCAGTGGGCGCAGGCTGGTCCGACTACAAATCCTATAGCGCCGGCAACAGCATCGGTGGACGGGCCGGCGTCCAATGGACCTGGTAA
- a CDS encoding LLM class flavin-dependent oxidoreductase, protein MRVDIAGIGREPDRMDHAAFVARMEEIDRLGYDGVWFNEFHFQTPPQPYPSLLLLAAAVLARTERVRVGTSVLVLPLHNPLVLAEQIAQLDWQSGGRIDIGLGRGTDPGTLARLGIDPASTRERFEDAFAAMRSVWLGTARQRAADGEALTIPVQPCVQAPHPPLYVAGYTEETLTFAGRHGLPLLLSLEPPETRQIEIYRDLVRAHGFPSRLAESSLTRYVVVGRSAADAEAHLEHLLPLLQTRRIYYAGRRGVAPGDVLPIDRELLLRDQLILGDPESCFAQIADLRRRMGIAALRCVFNGNGVLSPPLSMEQMRLFSQEVLPCLRDI, encoded by the coding sequence ATGCGTGTCGACATCGCCGGCATCGGCCGTGAGCCCGATCGCATGGATCACGCTGCGTTTGTCGCGCGGATGGAGGAGATCGACCGGCTTGGCTACGACGGCGTGTGGTTCAACGAGTTCCATTTCCAGACTCCGCCGCAGCCGTATCCCTCGCTGCTGCTTCTGGCGGCTGCCGTCCTTGCGCGCACCGAGCGGGTGCGGGTCGGCACGTCGGTGCTTGTCCTGCCGTTGCACAATCCGCTTGTGCTGGCCGAGCAGATTGCGCAGCTCGATTGGCAAAGCGGCGGCCGGATCGATATCGGTCTCGGGCGTGGCACCGATCCTGGGACGCTTGCGCGGCTCGGCATCGATCCCGCCAGCACGCGCGAACGTTTCGAGGACGCCTTCGCGGCGATGCGAAGCGTATGGCTGGGGACTGCGCGACAGAGAGCTGCCGATGGAGAGGCGCTGACAATTCCTGTCCAGCCGTGTGTGCAGGCGCCGCATCCACCTCTTTACGTGGCTGGGTATACGGAAGAGACGCTGACGTTTGCCGGACGGCATGGATTGCCGCTGCTGCTCAGCCTGGAGCCTCCGGAAACGCGTCAAATCGAGATCTATCGCGATCTCGTCCGGGCGCATGGCTTTCCGTCCCGGCTCGCGGAGAGTTCGCTCACGCGATATGTGGTCGTTGGGCGTTCCGCCGCCGATGCGGAGGCGCACTTGGAGCATCTTCTGCCTTTGCTGCAGACGAGACGGATCTATTATGCCGGGAGGCGGGGCGTGGCGCCTGGGGACGTGCTTCCGATCGACCGGGAGCTGCTGCTGCGCGACCAACTCATCCTCGGCGATCCGGAATCGTGCTTTGCGCAGATCGCGGACCTCAGGCGCCGCATGGGGATCGCCGCGCTCCGATGCGTGTTCAACGGCAACGGCGTGCTCTCTCCGCCCCTTTCGATGGAGCAGATGCGGCTGTTCTCGCAGGAGGTGCTGCCATGCCTGCGGGATATTTGA
- the ada gene encoding bifunctional DNA-binding transcriptional regulator/O6-methylguanine-DNA methyltransferase Ada yields MSPTVEQPPPQSPPASRREEAFWKALQERDRSFDGRFYYSVATTGVYCRPSCPARLAKRENVAFHVSCAAAEAAGFRPCKRCKPNEASLHDRYAAKVAAACRLIESAEDAPKLADLARVTGFSAFHFHRVFKGVTGVTPKAYGMAHRGKRVRESLTRAASVTDAIYEAGFNSSARFYANSTDVLGMTPSEFRTGGATAEMKFAVGACSLGSILVAASDKGITSIMLGDDPEALVHDLEDRFPRARLVGGDAAFEDVVAKVVGLVEAPDAGFDLPLDIRGTAFQHRVWQALREIPAGTTATYSEIAERIGMPKAVRAVAGACAANKIAVAIPCHRVVRNDGSLSGYRWGVARKRALIDRERKG; encoded by the coding sequence ATGAGTCCGACCGTTGAACAGCCGCCGCCCCAATCCCCACCGGCATCGCGCCGGGAGGAGGCGTTTTGGAAGGCTCTCCAGGAACGGGACCGCAGTTTCGATGGCCGGTTCTACTATTCGGTGGCAACGACCGGCGTCTATTGCCGGCCCTCATGCCCGGCACGTCTTGCCAAACGAGAGAACGTCGCGTTCCATGTGTCATGCGCTGCTGCGGAGGCCGCCGGGTTCCGCCCGTGCAAGCGATGCAAGCCGAACGAAGCATCCCTGCACGATCGGTATGCGGCCAAGGTCGCCGCGGCCTGCCGGCTGATCGAGAGCGCCGAGGATGCGCCAAAGCTCGCAGATCTCGCACGTGTCACGGGGTTCAGTGCATTTCACTTTCATCGCGTGTTCAAGGGAGTGACGGGTGTGACGCCCAAGGCGTACGGGATGGCGCACCGCGGAAAGCGGGTTCGCGAAAGCTTGACGCGCGCCGCCTCCGTGACGGACGCCATTTATGAGGCCGGATTCAATTCCAGTGCGCGGTTCTACGCCAACTCAACGGACGTTCTCGGCATGACACCCTCCGAATTCCGCACAGGCGGGGCGACCGCCGAGATGAAATTTGCCGTGGGCGCATGCTCGCTCGGGTCGATCCTCGTCGCTGCGAGCGACAAGGGGATCACGTCGATTATGCTGGGAGACGATCCCGAAGCGCTCGTACACGATCTCGAAGACCGTTTCCCGCGGGCGCGGCTGGTCGGTGGCGATGCGGCGTTCGAGGATGTCGTGGCCAAGGTGGTCGGCCTCGTGGAGGCGCCGGACGCCGGGTTCGATCTTCCGCTCGATATCCGCGGCACGGCGTTTCAGCATCGGGTCTGGCAAGCGTTGCGCGAGATCCCGGCGGGGACGACGGCGACGTACAGCGAGATTGCAGAGCGCATCGGAATGCCGAAGGCTGTGCGCGCCGTGGCGGGCGCGTGCGCAGCGAATAAAATCGCCGTCGCCATTCCCTGCCATCGCGTGGTGCGCAACGACGGGTCGCTCTCCGGCTACCGCTGGGGTGTCGCGCGCAAGCGGGCGCTGATCGACAGGGAGCGCAAAGGCTGA
- a CDS encoding autotransporter outer membrane beta-barrel domain-containing protein, with product MRISTDAGVCRNIALRLLSSAAIIPSVALVIGLQTARPAIAGSCTPGPTSVCSGAGSGADVTQNINLGSPVEITTTAGFGLDITDGGDGFSIVGLGGVTFTDNFASIITTNGSYGIFAENTVSGTLSIVSTGTLIATGGDGIRTYNDGADTLVRVHDTEGDGNGINVDHQGSGSVHIISTGQATGHTLNGIYGYVWSGTSMTVEAVDTQGAHEGIFARNGTSGALVVTSTGQATGTSGRGILADNIVGSTDVTVSAVNTHGGDMGIRVNHYGTGFLEVNSTGTASGGLSGLSTLGTASSTTATINAADTDGGGWGIYAIHEGAGPITVTSTGTAIGHGGAGIVVQTGTGSSGLNLTAHNARGGQHGIQTDHNSAAGTPGNTAAIVVTGHILGGTGYGITTASTAGVLTTIDVQAGALVESNSGNAIANDDGDSAIVIADGGTVNGRVSLGFGNDTITLRGSLSGITVLDGGGGGTDVLNLSDAAHVVHAGSAIQNWSAINLDNSRVTLTEGGVTVGTPGDMTTGIFLRNGSTLDGSQDNFSLNGNMSLAAGTQFIASGNGSGTNAISGNVVNAGLISAAGGGAGDRIRIAGDYAGNGGTIVLETRLGDDTSPTDKLEIAGGTSGTSTVRVTNANGPGAATNEGIEIIKIAGASHGVFALQGDYQFKGAPAIVGGAYAYRLEKGNASESETNNWYLRSELYDTTDPRYRPDASLYQPGASAYEAYPHALLGLNTLSTLQQRVGNRAWMNDSGLSHENQGGPAPSQSGSTARHAGVWARVEGARNRIDPHSATAGKRFDQTVFKAQAGVDGPVFQNSESTLQGGITAHYSQGVINTHSEHGDGRIATSGYGLGGTLTWYGYDGLYIDGQAQGTWYQSELSSLLASRTLAADNDAFGYTFSLESGHRASFGSGWSITPQAQLVYSNVDFDTFVDVFGAPVSLDRGASLQGRLGLTLAHETSWRDVNGQTSRAQTYGIANIYHEFLDGSRVDVADTRFHFKQDRVWGGLGAGSTYSWRDDAYSLYAEALVNTSLASVSESYSLQGKAGGRMRW from the coding sequence ATGCGAATTTCCACCGACGCAGGCGTTTGCCGCAACATTGCTTTGAGGTTGTTATCCAGCGCCGCAATCATTCCATCCGTGGCCCTCGTCATCGGACTCCAAACGGCGCGTCCGGCCATCGCCGGCAGTTGCACCCCAGGCCCGACGTCCGTCTGCTCGGGCGCAGGATCCGGTGCGGACGTTACACAGAATATCAACCTTGGGAGCCCTGTTGAGATCACAACAACTGCAGGCTTTGGACTCGACATCACCGATGGCGGTGACGGTTTTAGCATTGTCGGGCTGGGCGGCGTCACGTTCACGGACAACTTCGCCTCGATCATCACGACAAACGGCAGTTACGGCATCTTCGCTGAAAATACCGTCAGCGGCACTCTCAGTATCGTGTCGACAGGAACGCTGATCGCCACAGGCGGCGATGGCATTCGCACCTACAATGATGGAGCGGACACGCTGGTTCGCGTTCACGATACCGAGGGCGACGGAAACGGGATCAACGTCGATCATCAGGGCTCAGGCTCAGTCCATATTATCTCCACAGGGCAAGCGACAGGTCATACCCTGAACGGGATCTATGGTTACGTCTGGTCTGGCACCTCCATGACGGTCGAGGCAGTCGATACTCAGGGCGCCCACGAGGGCATCTTCGCCCGTAATGGCACCTCCGGGGCACTGGTCGTCACATCGACAGGGCAAGCGACCGGCACATCCGGGCGCGGCATTCTTGCCGACAACATTGTTGGCAGCACCGACGTGACTGTGAGCGCCGTGAATACGCACGGCGGCGACATGGGAATCCGTGTCAACCACTACGGAACCGGTTTCCTTGAGGTCAATTCCACCGGAACAGCCAGCGGTGGTCTAAGCGGATTGAGCACATTGGGCACGGCATCGAGCACGACTGCGACGATCAACGCCGCCGATACGGACGGCGGAGGTTGGGGTATTTACGCCATACATGAGGGCGCCGGCCCAATTACGGTGACCTCGACGGGCACGGCCATAGGTCATGGCGGTGCAGGTATCGTTGTTCAGACAGGCACCGGAAGTTCTGGCCTGAATCTCACCGCCCACAATGCCCGGGGCGGACAGCATGGCATCCAAACGGATCACAACAGCGCCGCCGGCACACCCGGCAATACGGCGGCGATTGTCGTCACCGGCCATATACTCGGCGGCACGGGCTACGGCATTACGACGGCATCCACCGCCGGCGTCTTGACGACCATCGATGTTCAGGCCGGAGCCCTGGTAGAATCCAACAGCGGCAACGCCATTGCCAACGATGACGGGGATAGCGCGATCGTCATCGCCGACGGCGGCACGGTCAACGGACGCGTTAGCCTAGGGTTCGGCAACGACACCATAACCCTCCGGGGAAGCTTGTCGGGTATCACGGTTCTCGACGGCGGCGGCGGGGGAACAGACGTCCTGAATCTGTCCGACGCCGCCCATGTGGTTCATGCGGGAAGCGCCATCCAGAACTGGAGCGCGATCAATCTCGACAACAGCCGCGTGACCCTGACAGAGGGCGGCGTGACCGTAGGCACACCCGGCGATATGACCACCGGCATCTTCCTGCGCAACGGTTCGACGCTCGATGGAAGCCAGGACAACTTTTCGCTCAACGGCAACATGTCCCTTGCCGCCGGCACGCAGTTCATCGCGTCGGGCAACGGAAGCGGCACGAACGCCATCAGCGGAAACGTGGTCAATGCAGGTCTCATCTCGGCGGCAGGCGGCGGCGCAGGCGATCGGATCAGGATCGCGGGCGACTATGCCGGCAACGGCGGAACCATCGTTCTCGAAACACGACTGGGCGACGACACCTCCCCCACCGACAAGCTGGAAATCGCAGGCGGCACGTCCGGCACGTCCACCGTCCGGGTGACCAATGCCAATGGCCCCGGTGCGGCAACGAATGAAGGCATCGAGATTATTAAGATTGCAGGCGCGTCCCACGGCGTGTTCGCTCTTCAAGGCGACTATCAGTTCAAGGGAGCACCTGCCATCGTTGGCGGCGCCTATGCCTATCGGCTAGAGAAGGGGAATGCGTCCGAATCGGAGACGAACAATTGGTATCTCCGGTCCGAACTCTACGACACGACCGATCCGCGCTATCGGCCGGATGCTTCGCTCTACCAGCCGGGCGCCTCGGCTTACGAAGCATACCCTCACGCGCTTCTCGGCCTGAACACGCTGTCCACGCTGCAGCAGCGTGTCGGCAACCGCGCCTGGATGAACGATAGCGGCCTGTCTCATGAAAACCAAGGAGGCCCTGCGCCTTCACAGTCAGGTTCGACAGCTCGGCATGCGGGCGTCTGGGCGCGCGTGGAAGGCGCTCGTAACAGAATCGATCCGCATTCTGCGACCGCCGGAAAGCGGTTCGACCAAACTGTCTTCAAAGCCCAGGCCGGCGTTGACGGGCCCGTCTTCCAAAACTCGGAGAGTACGCTTCAAGGCGGGATCACAGCCCACTATTCGCAAGGTGTCATCAACACGCACTCCGAGCACGGTGATGGCCGGATCGCCACCAGCGGCTATGGCCTGGGGGGCACGTTGACATGGTACGGCTATGACGGTCTCTACATTGACGGCCAGGCGCAAGGCACCTGGTATCAGTCCGAGTTAAGCTCTCTTTTGGCCAGCCGGACTTTGGCCGCCGATAATGATGCGTTCGGCTATACCTTTTCGCTGGAAAGCGGGCATCGTGCGTCGTTTGGATCGGGCTGGTCGATCACGCCACAAGCTCAATTGGTCTACTCGAACGTCGATTTCGATACGTTTGTCGATGTCTTCGGCGCGCCGGTCAGTCTCGATAGGGGTGCAAGCCTGCAAGGCCGCCTGGGGCTCACGCTCGCTCACGAAACTTCGTGGCGGGATGTGAACGGCCAAACAAGCCGGGCGCAGACTTATGGCATCGCCAACATCTACCACGAGTTTCTCGACGGGAGCCGCGTCGACGTTGCGGACACGCGCTTCCACTTCAAACAGGATCGAGTTTGGGGAGGTCTCGGCGCCGGAAGCACCTATAGCTGGCGCGACGACGCGTACTCGCTTTACGCCGAGGCCCTCGTCAACACGAGCCTTGCCAGTGTTAGCGAAAGTTATTCGCTACAAGGCAAAGCTGGCGGACGCATGAGATGGTGA
- a CDS encoding tyrosine-type recombinase/integrase has protein sequence MPTLKANHRVIKAARPVDGRRTRYRIDGLEGLWLDVSVTGKAYWYIRYQPGGRGTRTERWYRVGTRESVSLADAGQKARNVLTAAYANERDPHVERKVKRSETMRFADLYDDWHKRHASGLARVATDESTWQTHIKNGLGRQRLTDLRRGEIGKLRDRVAKTGGPIASNNVLVLINRILNWGVNEGVLEFNPAARLRKVGEVKPRERVLSPAEIPTFWRALEAMEGMTGEHMGKAEKGRMLSPATRSALRLMLLTGQRRTEVVEARKSELELDGNEPVWMIPGERTKNGLLHRVPLCSMACAEFKKAVAASSASSLYVFPSPVAAEDTPILASAVTRAMARLVGELKITKVSPHDLRRTVGTEMAKLGLPTHVRSLVLNHSAISRSITDAVYNRYAYDREKREALSAWEAELARLLSGTIRVAHCDAE, from the coding sequence ATGCCGACGCTGAAAGCAAATCATCGGGTGATCAAGGCTGCGAGGCCCGTGGACGGCCGGCGCACGCGCTATCGTATCGATGGCCTGGAAGGGCTTTGGCTCGACGTCAGCGTCACTGGCAAAGCCTACTGGTACATCCGCTATCAGCCAGGCGGACGCGGAACGCGCACCGAACGGTGGTACCGCGTCGGCACGCGCGAGTCGGTGAGCCTTGCCGATGCCGGTCAGAAAGCGCGCAACGTTCTGACGGCCGCCTATGCCAACGAGCGCGACCCGCACGTTGAGCGAAAGGTCAAGCGCTCGGAGACTATGCGGTTCGCAGATCTGTACGACGACTGGCACAAGCGCCATGCTTCCGGTCTGGCGCGTGTGGCGACCGACGAGTCAACCTGGCAAACGCATATCAAGAATGGTCTAGGGCGCCAGCGGCTCACCGATCTGCGGCGCGGCGAGATTGGCAAACTGCGCGACCGCGTAGCAAAGACCGGTGGCCCCATAGCCTCCAACAACGTTCTGGTCCTCATCAACCGCATCCTGAACTGGGGCGTCAACGAAGGGGTTCTTGAGTTCAATCCAGCAGCCCGCCTGCGTAAGGTTGGCGAGGTAAAGCCGCGCGAGCGGGTGTTGTCGCCTGCAGAGATTCCGACATTCTGGCGTGCGCTCGAAGCCATGGAGGGAATGACGGGCGAGCATATGGGCAAGGCCGAGAAAGGCCGCATGCTCTCGCCGGCGACACGTTCCGCTCTGCGTTTGATGTTGTTGACAGGGCAGCGACGTACCGAAGTGGTCGAAGCGCGGAAGTCCGAACTGGAGCTGGATGGCAATGAGCCGGTCTGGATGATCCCGGGTGAGCGCACCAAGAACGGCCTGTTGCACCGCGTACCACTCTGCTCGATGGCCTGCGCGGAGTTCAAGAAGGCGGTTGCGGCAAGTTCAGCGTCGAGCCTCTATGTGTTCCCCTCGCCGGTTGCGGCCGAGGATACACCTATCCTGGCAAGTGCCGTTACACGCGCGATGGCGCGGCTCGTTGGCGAACTGAAGATCACTAAGGTCTCGCCCCACGACCTGCGCCGCACGGTAGGAACGGAAATGGCAAAGCTGGGCTTGCCGACGCATGTCCGTTCGCTCGTGCTCAACCACAGCGCCATCAGCCGCAGCATCACGGATGCCGTCTATAACCGTTATGCGTATGATAGGGAAAAGCGTGAAGCCTTGAGCGCATGGGAAGCGGAGTTGGCCCGCCTGTTGAGCGGAACAATACGAGTCGCCCACTGCGACGCCGAATGA